In the genome of Christensenella timonensis, one region contains:
- a CDS encoding IreB family regulatory phosphoprotein has protein sequence MSDLDKTMQFNFDKELENPVRGIIRIVSEAMREKGYDPVNQLIGYIVSGDPTYITGYKNARSLIASVDRDELLEELVSFYIKQI, from the coding sequence ATGTCTGATTTAGATAAAACCATGCAATTTAATTTTGACAAGGAACTGGAAAACCCGGTTCGCGGCATCATTCGTATCGTGAGCGAAGCAATGCGTGAAAAGGGCTATGACCCGGTGAACCAATTGATCGGATATATCGTTTCCGGTGACCCAACGTATATCACGGGATATAAAAATGCCCGTTCCCTGATCGCGAGCGTGGACAGGGATGAGCTTTTGGAAGAACTGGTCAGCTTTTATATCAAGCAAATATAA
- the ruvX gene encoding Holliday junction resolvase RuvX, whose product MITAQPVETYTRTQEEQSDIEYLVGLMEKNDVDKIVCGLPKNMNGTIGEQAEKVQAFAEKLKEASGKQLVYWDERLTTKSAHRTLLEADVSRKKRKKVVDKIAAVYILQGYMDSISI is encoded by the coding sequence ATGATCACGGCACAGCCGGTCGAAACATATACCAGGACGCAGGAGGAGCAATCGGATATTGAGTATCTGGTTGGTTTGATGGAAAAGAACGATGTGGATAAAATCGTTTGCGGCCTTCCGAAAAATATGAACGGGACGATCGGCGAGCAGGCGGAGAAGGTACAGGCTTTTGCGGAGAAGCTCAAAGAAGCGAGCGGGAAGCAGCTCGTATACTGGGATGAGCGCCTGACGACCAAAAGTGCGCACCGGACGCTCCTGGAAGCGGATGTAAGCCGAAAAAAACGAAAAAAGGTAGTGGACAAGATTGCTGCTGTTTATATCCTTCAGGGGTATATGGACAGTATATCGATATGA
- a CDS encoding DUF1292 domain-containing protein — MSEELNLIEMQDEDGNVLQFEHLLTFEVDDSFYVAFTPVEKMEEFDVGEVLIMRIEEGDDGDVYVPIETEQELDELWGIFQQLYYEDDEEEEDGEE, encoded by the coding sequence ATGAGTGAAGAATTGAATTTGATCGAAATGCAGGACGAAGACGGTAACGTATTACAATTTGAGCATTTGCTGACATTTGAAGTAGACGACAGTTTTTATGTCGCTTTTACGCCGGTCGAAAAGATGGAAGAATTCGATGTGGGCGAAGTGCTGATCATGCGGATCGAGGAGGGCGACGACGGAGACGTTTATGTGCCGATCGAAACGGAACAGGAACTGGACGAGCTATGGGGCATCTTCCAGCAGCTTTATTACGAAGACGATGAAGAAGAAGAGGACGGCGAGGAATAA